The following nucleotide sequence is from uncultured Draconibacterium sp..
ATAGGCTTGTAACAATTGCTGGTTGTCAACCAATTCGTAACGCAACCAGGTTCTATAACCATCTTCTCCTGTGTACGAATTCTGTGATTTTGTCTGCGAGCAGCCCAGCAACAGGCCAGTCAGCAACACAATACGATATAAATACAAATAAATATGCATAGCTAATAGGTACGAATTTTTAATTATAATTTTCAGGTGTAGGGAATTCGCGCATTGGACTGTAACGAATATACGAATCAAAAACCTCCTTATCGGGCCCTACAACACGCGGATCGCCTGATTTCTTCAATTCGTTCATCAGCGCATTTTTCATTTCCTTTTCAATTGCGGAATAATCCGGATTCCCAGCCAGATTTTTCATACAAAACGGATCGTTTTTAATATCAAAAAGTTCAACTTCAGGTCTTTTGGCTACTGACAAGTTAAAGTAGGGTTCTATTTCCGGCTCATTGTGATGTTCCACAATATACGATTTTGTGGGTGCCGCATCAATGTCAGTAAATGCCCAGTCGGAATGATGTTTCCCATCTTCATCAATACCATACATTGGCAATAATTCATCCTCTGTTCCGGGTTTTATCCGCTGAGGAGCACCAGCGGGCCAGCGTTCCGGCTTCATGTTCCAGATGTAAAGGAAATCCTTACTGCGAATCATACGCTGAGGATAGCCCCAGTTTTTATAACGCGACGACGAATGCCTTTCACGCCCTGAAAACACATACTTTTTTGAAGGATCGACAATTCCCTGTTTCTTCGATTCAAGAATATTCAGCATACTTTTTCCTGCCATTGGAAGCATTCCTTTAGAACTGTTTTTTGTTATGTCAAGAATAGTTGGAGCAAGGTCGGCAAAACTTACCGGATCGTCGACAATCCGTTTGCCCGGAAAGTTTTTTGGGTAACGAATGGCCATTGGCACATGGATACCGTAATCGTACCCATTAGCTTTTGCCCGCGGAAATGGCATGCCGTTGTCGGATGTTACAATTACAATGGTATTTTCCAGTTCGCCAATTTCATCAAGATATTCCAGCATATGTTGCAAGTGTATATCGAACCACTCTATTTCAATCGCATAATCCAGCATATCGCCCCTAACGATCCCATTATCAGGGAAAAACTCAGGTACTTTTTTTATGGCATCTGGCTTTTTGTTGTTTCGTTTCCAGGAATCCTGTTCGTAGCCCCGGTGAGGTTCTTTAGCACCATACCAAAAAAAGAATGGTTGATCTTCCCGAACGTTTTCAATGAAATACTTAAAGTTCGTGAAATAATTGATGTCACTAATTCCTTTGGCAGTTCGTTCATCCTCTGGCGTTCCTTTTTTGTAAACAATGTGGCTGTGCTCAACACCGGCAGCGTTGATCGATCGCCAAAGCGAATCATTCGATGAACGGGCATATTGAAACGGATCGACGCCCTTTCCTGTTCTTCCGGTAGCATAACCGTTAGCTTCAAGAACATCAACGAATGGAATGTATTTTTTCATCCACGAAGAAGCGTGTTGACCAGACTGCTCATTTTGCCAGTGGTAACGGCCGGTTACAATGGTGCTACGACTTGGCGCGCAGCCCGGCGAGCCTGCAATACAGTTGCTAAAAAAAATTCCTTCACGGGCTACCCGGTCAAAGGCAGGAGTTTGTACAAACGAACAACCGGCAAAGCTTGTGTGTGCAAATGATTGGTCATCGCTGATGGCAAAAAGGATATTTGGCCTATTATTTTTTTGGTTTGCCAACGCTACAAACGAAAATAACAGAAGTAATATGAATAAAACAGGCTTTACTCCCTTCATGAAACTTACATTTTGACTATTGAATTATCGTCTTTCCAATACAATTTTTTCTTTGTTCTTCTCCACTTCAAATAGTTCTATGAAACTACACTTACAACAGGATAAGAATATTTATTTTCTTTATTAATTATGAGATTTTTTGACGAAGCTGCCTATTTTTCCAAAAGAGCATTTACACACCCTATATACGGAGCCTGTCCATGAAAATCTCCAACAGGGCGAGGACGATCATAGTAATATTGCTTATCGTTCTTTTTGCCTGTTCCTATACAAACTTCGGTTACATTACCTTGTTCATCAATGTACGTAACCATTGCCAACCATGCTTTACGCGCTGCAGGGCGATACTCTTCAACATCGAGCCAACCATGTTTTACGCCCATAATAAAGGCATAGGTAAACATTGCTGTTCCTGATGTTTCGGGCCAAAAATCGGGTTCATCAATGAGTTGATTCCACATACCGCCTGGTTGTTGATACGCTTTCAGACTTTTCATCATGGCTAAATAACCTTCCATAATACGAGGACGGTCTTTATGATTCTCGGGCAAATCAAGCAGCAAATCGGCCATCCCTACTGCCATCCATCCGTTTCCCCTTGCCCAGTAATAAGGCACATCAGGTGCATGATAGAAAAGTCCGTTGGGACGTTGTATTTCATCCAAATAAAGCACCATTTCATTTGCCACCCGATCAATATATTTCGGATCACCAGTTACCTTATATGCCTGGTTTTGTACGACTGTGATCATATACATATCGTCGATCCAAAGGCGGGTTTGCCACGAATATCCTTTCTTGTGCCATTCGCGTTCTTCTTCGTTGGCATTGGCTGGAAGAGTCCATTGCGATTCAGCATAGGGTAATCCAAGTTCCAGGTAACGTTCATCTTTGGTCATGGTATATAATCTCAAAGGCAGGCTACCAAACATATTCTGATCTACATGAATCGGAGGAGGAAGAAGATCTTTTTCGATATGAAACAATAATTCAAAACGTGTTCTTAGCTCCTTTAATAATTTTTGATCATTGGTTAGTTCGGCGAATTTAAGCGCGCCGTACCATGTACAAACTTCAGCATAGTGTATTCCTCTGTCGCCATAAAGCTGATGTTTACTTTCCAGAAAACGTGTGCTCAGCTTTTCTCCAACAGTTGTGGGATTTGCCATTACAGGAAAATCATCAAAATAATTTTGAGCTAGGCAAATACTAGTCAATAACAGTGCAATTGCTAATAATAAAAAGGATGAAAGTTTCATTTTTAAATCGATTTATTAAAAGTTTAGATTGGTTTCAAAGTAAAGGTTGAAAATAACAGTTACGGTATACTTTTCATAGTAAAATTGTTCTTTTTAAAAGACAAATGTACTTTAGACTATTAATCTGTATTTCACCATAGTTCCTGACATTCACTTATCAGTTATTATCTATTAAACAAACTACTTTTTATCCCCCTTATAAACCTTAAACTTTAGATTGTACTTCTCTCCTTTTTAAGATATAACCTTGAAGCAAATGATTTTACATCTGCTCCAAGGTTGTATTGTAGTTATAAATTAATATCCCGGATTCTGCTCTAACTCAGCTTCCGTATTTTTTTGAATTTCACTGTAGTGAATTGCGAATAAATCTTGATGGTCACCAATGTTAGCTCCCACAATAGGGTTTACTTTGCGGTTACGTTCAACAAGTTGGCCTAACCTACCTAGTGTAAATATTCGGAGCTTCTCAAAGTGTAACTCCCTCAATTGCTCATCCATAATATAATCAATATCAACATCTGCAGCTGCAACATCCGGAGCATTTGCCCTGCTGCGAACTACGTTAATATCGGCGGCAGCATTGGTTTTTTCTCCTTTCCCAAGATATGCTTCTGCACGTAACAAATACGTGTCTGCCAAACGAATCATATAATGTTTTCTCCAGGTTTGCTCAGCAGATCCCAACATGGTACCCGGAATGGTTTGATCCGTATCCCAGAATTCTAATGGATGTTTTTCCGGAGTAGTCACTTTCATAATCATTGGATAAAAATAACGCATTGAATCCACGTTGGTTTCTTTTACCAGTGGCAGATTATCTGCATAAACCCACTTTCCATGGTATTCACTTCCCGGATTGTTCACTTTCACGTCGCGAACAATGTTATGAGGCGCATTACGAATGTCTTCATCCCAACCACTTTTTTCCCAAAGAGTTGTAAAGAAGTAATCACTCGGACGAACATACCCTTGCGAGCGGCCCATGTAATAAGTACTTGGCAATCGGCATATTGTGGCCGTTGTTCCATCGCTTTGGCGTACTGTGGCTCTTGTAATGTAAGGGCCTACAAAACGCTCCAGTTCATATTGGCGATCGCCACCACCCGGCACATTATAACTGTATTGCAGGTTCCATATTGATTCGGTATTTCCGATTGAACGATCCTGGTTTCCCTGACGGAACAAATCCCAGTAAACGTCTTTATTATCGCCTCTTGCCCAGAAAAAATCAGGATGTGCGGTTTCATTCATTCGTGTACCAAAACGTTCTGTCATTAAGGCTGTTGCCGGATGATCGATAACTTTAGAAGCTTCGATTATTGCTTTATCCCATTCGTTTAAACTAAGGTAAACCTCGGATAAAACATGACTTGCTGCCAGGCGATTAATTCTTGATTCAGGAGCCACATCGATATCGGCTAAATTTGCGGCGGCAAATTCCAGATCGGCTGCAGCTTGCTCATATGTTTCCTGACGTGTAGCGCGTACATAATCCTTTTTAGGTTCCGATGTTTCTTTTAGAACAATAGGAACTCCTCCCCAAAGGTGTGCCAGTTTCATATAAGCAAATCCTCTGAAAAAGCGTGCTTCTGCCTCTATTTCCTTCTGCTCGTCGGCAGTTAGGTCACTATCTTCTCCAACCGAACGACCAATAATAACGTTGGCATCGTAAATAATTTCGTAGAAAATCTTCCACAAATCCAGTTGTTTTCCCTGCGCTCCCCAGCGAGATGTAAAATCATTGTTTCCCTGAGTATCGAAATAAGTTAATGCCAAATCGGTTCCGTACCATGTAAAACGAGGGTTGTCGTCGCGTCCTCGTTCGCCCCACAGACGGTTGCGCACAATAACATGTAAGTGATATACAGCTGCTTCAAAATCCTGGTATGTTACATAAGAGTTTGACGGAGCTAAAAAATCTACCGGTTCTTCCTTTAAGTAAGCTTCTTCATCGCAAGAAACTCCTAGCGTGAAAAAAAGGATTAAAATTGCAACCCTGCTCATCAGGGTTTTGCTTATTACAGCGAATTTATTTCTATTATGTTTCATTTTGATGTCCTTTTTTAAAGTTCAATATTCAGTCCAATTGTATAGCTCTTCATTACCGGACGCCCATCAAGTGTTACACTCTGACCTGTTTCCGGGTCCCATCCTTGCCAGTCGGTAATGGTTAGTAAATTTTTACCACTTATAAATAAGCGTAAGTTTTCAATATTTAGTTTGTTGAGAATATTGCTGTTAAAATTATATCCCAACGACATATCCTGTAAGCGAATAAAATTACGCTGAGCATAGGTTCTTCCCTTCATATCGCCGGGCTGTCGCAATGAGTTTTTCTGATACTTCGCATCTGGGTTTTCAGGTAACCAGTAATTATCGTAACCTTTAGGATAATTTTCGTTGTATTGATCGCCATACTGAACGTAATTCAAATCGTTAGCCTGCATATAGAAATCTTTTCCTCCCTGTATTGAATTGATAAAGAAGCTCAGCGACCAGTCTTTGTATTGAAAACGGTTGTTTAGTCCGAAACGGTAACCCGGATCAGAATAACCAAGAATAATTTTATCGTTTTCAGGATTTATTCCACCGTCACCTTCAACCTGATCAACGATCTTATTTGTTCCCACATCAAAACCTGAAGGAATTTCCTCGTCCAACTGATAAATCTCACCACTAATTTCGTATCCATATATGGTATTGAGCGGATGACCAATAAACAGTCCTTCCGATATCAGGTCGTCTTCAACTCCATCTCCGTCATTGTCGGCTCCCAACAGTTCTTTCAACTCATCTCTGTTTCGTGAGAATGAAAATTCGCTGGTCCAGCTAAAATCTTTATTCTGAATATTAACCGAGTTAATTGAAAGCTCGATACCGCTGTTGTGTATTTTTCCAAGGTTATCGGGAAACTTATTAAAGCGACCAATATTAGGGATATCAACCGTATACAACAGGTTGGATGTATTGTTATTGTAATAGTTAATTGATCCGTTTATTCTTGAATCAAGAAAACCAAAATCCACTCCAAGGTTTATTCCAGTTGTTGTTTCCCATTTTAACGAAGGACTCGCAAGACTATTTACGGCCTGTGTATAAATACTTGAGCCACTTGCATCAACATAATTATAACCACCACTAACTTTGGCCATGGTTTGGTATCTTCCAACGGTTCGGTTACCACTTTGTCCATACGAAGCGCGTACTTTCATGTAGTTCATTACGTCGGAAATACGCTCAAAAAATGGTTCTTCCGAAACTGTCCAACCAATTGATCCTGAAGGGAAGAAACCGAATTTGTTGTTTTCGCTAAAACCCGAAAATCCATCTCTACGGAAAGTACCGGTTAACATGTATTTGTTTTTGTAGCTGTAGAAAAAGCGCCCCATCGAGAAAAGACTTGATTCTTTCCATCCGCCGGATTTGGCTTCCTGCAATTCGCTTTCTCCAAACTGCAGGGCATTGTAACCCAATACATCGTTTATAAAAATCGATCCAACTCCGGTAGTATATTCGTATTCACGTTCCTCAATACCATATACAAATGTTACGTCAATACTGTGGTCGTCGCCAATCTTGCGTTTATAATTTAAGTTGTTATCTAACGATACATCTACACGGCGATTGTTTTCTTTGCTTCCCCTTCCCTGAAAGTTCTCATCCCATGGACGGAAAATATAATACCGGTTCATGGTTTGGTTGTTGGCATAGTTTACTTTGTAGGTTAAACCTTTTAAGAACGGGAACTTAATTTCGGCATAAATATTCCCAAATAAATTTTGCCTTACATCTTCATTATCAGCTTCAACTACAACTAAAGGGTTTAACCACGCATTGTTTTCCAACATTGGAAGCACATCACCGTTTTCGTCATAAGCCGTTTCAAATGGCATAATATAACGCGAGCTTGTACCCGGCGAAACACCTGAATAATCGGACGTTGAGAAAAAAGACTGCACACCAACAGTCAACCAGTCGGTTACTTTGCTGTCGATATTTATACGGGCGTTAATACGCTCATAACCTTCATTAATCATGTACCCCTGCTGATCGGTATATCCAACCGAAATAAAGTAGTTACTGTAATCGGTTTGATTGGCCAAACTAAGGTTGTGGCTATTCGTGTACATGTTATCGTTGGTAAGCAAATTGTACCAATCGGTTGATTTTCCAGCCAAATAATTTTCGCTTTGCTGGTTGGTTTTAAAGTACGGGCTTACATCCCAGTCAGGATTTGGATCGATATACCCCGACTCTTCAGTACGACTTTCACGCCATTCGTTTTCAGCGATCTTTTCAACAAAATAATCAGAATCTCCTGGTTTTAATTCGTTAATTGGCGTATCAAACGAGTATTTTGCCGAGTAATTGATAATTGGTCGTCCGTTTGGTTTGCTGTTTTTTCGGGTTGTTGTAATAATAATTACACCATTAGCGGCCTGCGATCCGTAAACTGCCGTTGCACTATTATCCTTCAGGATATCGATTGAACTGATATCGTTTGGATTAATATCAATAATTCGTCCGCGAAAAATTACTCCGTCAAGAATAATTAACGGATTTTGAGTCCCTGATAACGAAGTACGTCCACGAATGGAAATAGATGGTCCCTGTCCGGCAGTATTCACTTGTCCAACATTTAAACCGGCAACTGCACCTTGCAATGCCTGTGTTAAAGTAGTACTCGACTGATCTCTGAAATCATTCATATCAATATTGGTAATTGCCCCGGTTAAATCGCTCTTTTTCATCGAGCCATAACCTACGGCAACCACTTCTTCAATTCCAATAGCATCAACTTCCAAGGTAATATTTATTTCCTGCTGGGTGCCAACTTCCACTTCCTGCGACATCATACCAATAAACGAAAACTGCAGGGTTTCGTCGGCAGCAACATTAGGAAGCGAATATCGTCCGTCAGCATTGGTAACGGTTCCTTTTGTGGTTCCTTTAACAATTACGGTAACTCCCGGCAGCGGTATACCACCTTTATCGGTTACCATCCCCGTAATTGGCATTTGTACTCCACGCCCCAATAATTCTTTTCCATCGGCCACCCCCGAGTTTTTAACGATTATATGTCGGTCGATAATTTCGTAAGAGTAGTTGGTTTCCGAAAATGCGTTTGTTAATATTTCGTTGATATTCGATTTTTCGGTACGAATGGTTATTTTGTGTGATAAATCAATCTCGTCACTGTCATAAAAAAAGCGAAACTCACTGTTTTCTTCAATTTGTTTAAATACTTCAGCTAACCGGGCATTTTTCATGTTCAATGTTAACTTCGTTGATTGCGCATAGGTAGAAGCCGAAACCTGCACCAGTGCAATCATGACTAGCAAACATGTAATCTTCATAATTTTCATAAATTTTTTGAAATGAGTGACACAATTCTCCTCATTGCAAATGTTAGTTTTTTTCATACATTTAACGTGTTAAAGTTCGATAATTGAGCCTAATGGCTTATTTATTGATTAAAAAAGGAAATATTAGAAGTATTTCCTGACAGACGGGAAGTGCGGCCAGGCATTTCCCGTTTTTAGTTCATAAATTTGGTTTGTCACATACGCATTGCTTTTAGCTATTTATCAATATAAATTTTTCCACTTTCAAAGGTGTATTCAAAGGGTTCTCCTGAGGCGATTTTAAATGCTTCCATAAGAGTATAGATATTGTCATCCACACTTAAAGTACCTGTAAAAGTGCGTGATTTAAGCTCTTCGTCGCCGAATATAATTTCAACATTGTAAATACGGGAAATTTTGGTTGCCAGCGAATCAAAACGTTCATCTTTAAAACTATACACGCCTTTTTGCCAATAATCGAAAAAACCATCAGGGATAGTTGAATCATACATCTTCCCGGAAGCTTTCTCATAAACTAAACTATGCATTGGACTTACCATAAAAGACTTGTAATTTTCTTCGGTGCCCCCTAAATGAATATCAAATTGTATTTTCCCTGAAACCAATTCCGCTTTTACCTGATCATCTTCGGGATAAGCTACTACAGCAAATTTTGTCCCCAACACTTTTATGCGATGTTTCCCAACATTCACAATAAAAGGATGTTTTTTGTCGTGTGTTACTTCAAAAAAGCCTTCGCCTTCCAACTGCACATCTCTAAAATCGCCAACAAAACTTTCGGGATAAACCAAACGGCTGCCATTGCTAAGCCACACTTTTGATCCATCGGGCAAAACAACCGAAGTGCGGTTACCTTTTGGTACCATTATTTCGTTCATAGCAATTTCATTATCGAAACCTGCATACTGCAAAAAATAACCTGCAGATACAGCCAATATTATTATCGCTGCGTATTTTGCAATAGCATTTAAAACCGACTTTCTCCGGCCTTTAACACCCCGCTTTACGGCCTCGTATCCTTTATTAATGGTTATTTCATCCATTTCACTTCCGGTTTGCAGCATGGCCCAAAGCGTTTTGTATCGAATATATTGTTTGGTGTGTTCGCCCGATTCATTCACAAAATCATATAATTCCTCTGAATCTGTTAGCGACTTATTCTCTGCTATTTTATGTAGTAGTTTTTCCGAATCCATTTTGCGATTGTTACATGTATAATGACTAAGCCTAGCATTACCCTTGCTTAAAAATCATTTTTTTTGAATTTTTCTGACACAACAGAGCCAAATACACTGAATATCTGCACATTAAACAGATGTATTTTTTTGATTATTTTACAGAAAGAAGTAACCAAGCAACTAAAGGGAGATAATCTTTGAGTGAAATCCGGAGTGTTTTTAGGGCTTTGGTAATTTGTGCCTCAACGGTTTTTACTGAAATATCCAATGCGTCGGCCACTTCCTTGTTTTTCTTACCTTCCATGCGGCTCAAAATAAAAACCTCGCGGCAACGATCCGGTAGTTCCGAAAGCGTTTTTTCAATAATGGTTTCAATTTCCTGAAAAGTAACCGTTGAAGTATCAAGGCCTTTTAAGGCTTCTGTATAAATCTGATTTTGTTTTTGAAAAGCTGCCTCCGATTTGTATTTTTTCTTCACCTTCTCGTGACGTAAAAACATGAGGCAGTTGTTTTTTACGTTGGTATACAAATAACTTTGCAGCTGCGATTCGTTGATAAACTGAGGCTTTTTGTCCCACATGGAAATAAAGGCATCCTGAACCAGGTTTTTCGATTCACTTTCGGGAACAAATTCTTTTGCAAAATATACCAAACGCGGATAATACAATTTGAAAACCACTTCAAAAGCAGCCTCTTGACTGTTATTCAAAAGTTGTAATATCTCGTTAGTTAGTGCTTTCATTCGTTAGTGAAATTGCAGTTGCAATGATAAACAAAAAAAACAGAACAGCATTTGTTGGGTTTGATCCTTTCGGATAACATACCATTCAAAGCCCTTATCATGAGATAATAACAATATATTTTGGCTAGGTGCTTTTTTATTTTTTACAGCCCCGGTAGCAAATAAAACACAGCAATCAAAACTATGGTTAGCGTTGATATGCCAACCGGAAACCAAACCGGGGCAATCCAGGGAACCGGAATCAGAAACAATACATCGGTAGTGGTTAGTTTGGGTGGCCATTTTAATAACACGTACAAAGACACATAATAAAATAAATCCCAGAAAGCAAAGGTCCACAGGAAAACCATTATACGGTCGAGCCATGAACTACCAACCACTAATGCCAGTGTAATCAGCATCACAATGGTTGCAGCCTCGCGAGTCATTTCAATTTTTATGGTGCGCTTCGGAACCTGTTCCAGCAGTTCTTTATTTCCCGCTTCCGAATCAGTATCCAACAATCCGATGGCTTTCTGGAGATAAACCACCACCACTCCCTCGAGATGAGCCATGGCGACACCAAAAACGGCAAGCAATATATAATGTGTAAGCATAACAAGTCGGTTTTTATTGGTTCTTTTGTTTTAATTTAAGTTACGAATTTCAGTCGGGAATCACAATGCCGGTTTGTACAAAAACCCACCTCTAACATTTCCACATCCTGTTGACATATTACACACTTAACGGCCAATCTTTCTACAGTATTTCGGCGTTCGAATTCTTACTCAAAAACACAACCGCCACAAACCACTGGTAACAAGCAGTTTAATGAATCAAAAAATATACTTCCACAAAACCCCTGACTGGTACAGATATCGTACACACTTTTAGTGCAAAACAGAAAAACAGATACATTATGAAACCATTACCAGAAGAAATTATTAAAAAGAACATCATCGACCGGCTAACCAATAACGATGCAGTGAATATCAACCACATATTTGTAAGTATTAAGGATGGCGTAGTTCATCTGCAGGGACATGTGCCCAGTTACAGTGCAAAAATTGAAGCACTTCGCGATGCGACTGAAGTCGCCAAAGATTTTAACGTGGTAAACGATCTGCAGGTAAATTTTCAACCCAATCAGCCGACCGTTTCAGATAAAGAGATCAGGGATAATATTCAAAAGTATTTTAAGTGGCAAAAAAGCATTAACCCGATGAATGTTGTTGTGGAGGTTGACAAGGGGAAAGTAATATTGTCGGGCAATGTTTCGAATGAAAGCGAGAGCATTGCTGCCGGAAAAATTGTCAGCTCAACCAAGGGAGTTCTCGACTTGGATAACCGCATACAGGTAAATCAGAAAATGATTAGTAACGACCAACACATTCAGCAATCGCTAAAACATGCCTTTGAAAAAAGTGCCCTCATTGACGAGAAAAAAATTATAACAGAGGTGGAGAAAGGTACCGTTTACATTTCGGGATGTGTGACCAACGATCCCATCAGAAAAGAAATTGAGGACCAGGCCATGCACACCGTAGGCGTAAAGAAGGTAGTGAATGAAATTACGGTGGGGTAAAATCTTCTGTCCTCCACCAAAACAAGGAAAAAGCAGAATTATGAAACTACTAAAAAATTTATCCCGGTATTACTGCGTCTGTTTTTGGCAGCAAAAACCTGGGCGCAACGAGAGATTAAAATTGAAGGACACGACAGTTGAATAAAACAAAAAGCCCCGGCAACTATATAGTTGCCGGGGCTTATTTCGTATTCCTATTTATTATCTTCAAAGAAGGCTGCAACACTTTCCTTAAAATTTTCGGTATCGTACTGAAGCTCTTCTTTAAATTCGTCCCAGGTTTGTTCTCCCTGGTCTTTTATTTCATCTACCCGAACGGTTAACGAGTCGCTTTTAATTTTTAGCTCCTCAATCAAATCTTCCGCCTCGGTGTTTACCTGCTTGGTACCTTTTCTCAACTCATCTTCATAATCGTAAAGCTTTTCATTAAAATCGGTAATTGCAGAGTCTATTTCCATTTTTAACTCCTTTTTATCCTTTTCCAGAAAAGCATTAACATCCTGTTTTACTTCCTGCAGGTCTTCAGCCAATTCTTCTTTGTTGTCGTTTTGTTTTTTCGAAGAACTACACGAAAGAACAGTGGCAGAAAGTAATAGGATAAAAATCCAGTTCATCTGTTTTGTAAATGCTTTCATTGTGATGTTTTTCATTTTCATGTTACTTGTTTTAATTCAACAGTAGAAAAGAGTGAAAATACTATGCCATGCCCCCTCATGTAGTTGTTTACCCCTCAAACATGCTGTTTAAAGTGAATTTTTTCCACACTATTCTGTAAAATTCCACAACCTCAAACTTCCAAAGCAATAGTACCCAACTGCCGGCCTTCTGCTAAAAGCCTGTATTTGTCGCACTTTCTGTTGAATAAGCTTTAACATTGATGCCGGGGCACGTAAGTTGCCTTATAAACGGTGTAACAGGCTGATTAAATACTGAAACGAAATAATGTTTTCACCCGCCTAATCCCCACTCGATGCTGACTTGAATTAGGAATAAAAATATATAACCATGCAAAAAACATTTATAGGAATTTTACTAGTGATTTTGGCCGTTGTATTGTTTG
It contains:
- a CDS encoding FecR domain-containing protein → MDSEKLLHKIAENKSLTDSEELYDFVNESGEHTKQYIRYKTLWAMLQTGSEMDEITINKGYEAVKRGVKGRRKSVLNAIAKYAAIIILAVSAGYFLQYAGFDNEIAMNEIMVPKGNRTSVVLPDGSKVWLSNGSRLVYPESFVGDFRDVQLEGEGFFEVTHDKKHPFIVNVGKHRIKVLGTKFAVVAYPEDDQVKAELVSGKIQFDIHLGGTEENYKSFMVSPMHSLVYEKASGKMYDSTIPDGFFDYWQKGVYSFKDERFDSLATKISRIYNVEIIFGDEELKSRTFTGTLSVDDNIYTLMEAFKIASGEPFEYTFESGKIYIDK
- a CDS encoding RNA polymerase sigma-70 factor; protein product: MKALTNEILQLLNNSQEAAFEVVFKLYYPRLVYFAKEFVPESESKNLVQDAFISMWDKKPQFINESQLQSYLYTNVKNNCLMFLRHEKVKKKYKSEAAFQKQNQIYTEALKGLDTSTVTFQEIETIIEKTLSELPDRCREVFILSRMEGKKNKEVADALDISVKTVEAQITKALKTLRISLKDYLPLVAWLLLSVK
- a CDS encoding BON domain-containing protein produces the protein MKPLPEEIIKKNIIDRLTNNDAVNINHIFVSIKDGVVHLQGHVPSYSAKIEALRDATEVAKDFNVVNDLQVNFQPNQPTVSDKEIRDNIQKYFKWQKSINPMNVVVEVDKGKVILSGNVSNESESIAAGKIVSSTKGVLDLDNRIQVNQKMISNDQHIQQSLKHAFEKSALIDEKKIITEVEKGTVYISGCVTNDPIRKEIEDQAMHTVGVKKVVNEITVG